A stretch of the Methanomassiliicoccales archaeon genome encodes the following:
- a CDS encoding MFS transporter has product MSPREQEKSNGNWRILAILASVAMMVMFIEIMLVPALPYVGVDFNNFQWISWVLSIYLLVGAVATPLAGRLGDMYGKKRIMLYVMCIYIIGLLGSGFSLDISRALLGEPSIFVLIFFRGVQGIGMGMFPLAFGIIRDTFPKDKIPTAIGTVSAMFSVGVSLGLLGGGYITSVGHWYDAFHVVVPFFAALTILTMFLIKDPIIVKRGSLDMAGAATLGIGVFSLLLGLTQGQEWGWASPLVLALFVLALSMFLLFTKLELRTKDPIVRLSMFRNRGVLDASVTAIFIGFCMFLMFQTLPFFLETPKAAGGFFGISDTFVIGLYMFPSAIAQLIFGPMGGILSKKFGADKVLMSGLAIMALGFATLVFMHTDWVGIVISIFITGAGMALCMVSMINLVVVTCKQSEFGVASGMNTLFRVVGGAIGPVLAVVILSNYTQIILGRPVYTENGYVTTWIIGAAFSLIGLACAVLLRPKKGEMECDIAPEDLPAK; this is encoded by the coding sequence ATGAGCCCTCGAGAACAAGAGAAATCTAACGGTAATTGGAGGATACTTGCGATTTTGGCATCGGTCGCGATGATGGTCATGTTCATCGAGATCATGCTTGTTCCGGCCCTGCCATACGTAGGAGTGGACTTCAACAACTTTCAGTGGATCTCTTGGGTGCTATCGATCTATTTGCTGGTAGGCGCCGTGGCCACCCCTCTGGCCGGACGTCTGGGCGATATGTACGGCAAGAAGAGGATCATGCTGTACGTCATGTGCATCTACATCATAGGACTGCTCGGCAGCGGGTTCTCGCTGGACATATCCCGCGCACTGCTCGGCGAGCCTTCGATCTTCGTTCTGATCTTCTTCAGGGGAGTTCAGGGCATAGGAATGGGCATGTTCCCGTTGGCCTTCGGAATCATACGCGACACTTTCCCCAAGGACAAGATACCCACCGCCATCGGCACCGTCAGTGCGATGTTCTCGGTCGGTGTTTCCCTCGGCCTGCTGGGCGGGGGCTATATCACCTCCGTCGGCCATTGGTATGATGCGTTCCACGTCGTCGTCCCGTTCTTCGCGGCACTGACCATCCTTACAATGTTCCTCATCAAGGACCCTATCATAGTGAAGAGGGGGTCCTTGGACATGGCAGGAGCCGCAACTCTGGGGATCGGCGTGTTCTCGTTGCTGCTGGGCCTGACCCAAGGACAAGAATGGGGATGGGCGAGCCCGCTGGTCCTGGCCCTGTTTGTGCTTGCCTTGTCGATGTTCCTGTTGTTCACCAAGCTGGAGCTGAGGACAAAGGACCCGATAGTCCGCCTGTCTATGTTCAGAAACCGCGGTGTGTTGGATGCCAGCGTAACGGCCATCTTCATCGGCTTCTGCATGTTCCTGATGTTCCAGACGCTACCGTTCTTCCTTGAGACCCCTAAGGCGGCGGGGGGCTTCTTCGGAATATCCGATACCTTCGTGATCGGGCTCTACATGTTCCCATCAGCGATCGCCCAGCTCATCTTCGGCCCGATGGGCGGCATTCTTTCGAAGAAGTTCGGGGCCGACAAGGTACTGATGTCCGGCCTTGCCATAATGGCCCTCGGATTCGCCACACTGGTATTCATGCATACGGATTGGGTGGGGATCGTGATCTCGATATTCATCACGGGAGCGGGAATGGCCCTGTGCATGGTGTCTATGATCAACCTCGTCGTGGTCACCTGCAAACAGAGCGAGTTCGGTGTGGCGTCGGGGATGAACACCTTGTTTAGAGTGGTGGGCGGGGCGATCGGGCCAGTCCTGGCCGTCGTGATCTTGTCGAACTACACCCAAATCATCCTGGGTCGCCCGGTCTATACCGAGAACGGATATGTGACCACATGGATCATTGGAGCCGCGTTCTCGCTCATCGGACTTGCATGCGCCGTCCTCCTTCGCCCGAAGAAAGGGGAAATGGAGTGCGATATCGCGCCCGAGGACCTTCCAGCGAAGTAG
- a CDS encoding DUF1638 domain-containing protein yields the protein MRIGIIACDIWRREIDAVVGNDPDIVHKEYLEFALHVDSAKLKATVIERVNSLEGKVDAVFLGYAICQSLKGVKEELRVPTVMLDADDCIGALLSPLRYAEEKRKVTGTWFNTSGWAEMGLKGVIKELRLDSAIEQGYEPMYFVKILFAGYSRCLYIDTGVGEKERFQGLSEQFSNQVGLQHECTSCGLDALAKAWKDTKALALQQ from the coding sequence ATGCGCATCGGAATCATTGCCTGCGATATCTGGAGACGTGAGATAGACGCGGTCGTCGGCAACGACCCCGACATCGTTCACAAGGAATACCTGGAATTCGCGCTACATGTCGATTCAGCAAAGCTCAAGGCCACGGTGATCGAGCGGGTCAATTCGCTGGAAGGTAAGGTGGACGCGGTCTTCCTGGGGTATGCCATCTGCCAGTCATTAAAAGGGGTCAAGGAAGAGCTAAGGGTACCGACGGTGATGCTGGATGCCGATGACTGCATCGGCGCCCTTTTGAGCCCGCTGCGGTACGCAGAGGAGAAGCGGAAGGTGACCGGCACATGGTTCAATACTTCCGGCTGGGCGGAGATGGGGTTGAAGGGAGTGATCAAAGAGCTTCGTCTCGATTCCGCCATCGAGCAAGGATATGAACCGATGTACTTCGTGAAGATCCTCTTCGCTGGTTATTCAAGGTGCCTTTATATCGATACCGGGGTGGGGGAAAAGGAGCGTTTCCAGGGTCTCTCTGAGCAGTTCTCCAACCAGGTTGGCCTTCAGCATGAATGCACGAGCTGCGGCCTGGACGCACTGGCCAAAGCTTGGAAAGACACGAAGGCGTTGGCCTTGCAGCAGTGA
- a CDS encoding cation:proton antiporter, whose protein sequence is MVATEEIMFEVGMIMLVSFIGAALATRAKQSVILGYIVAGVLIGPFIHFNIFGFQYDGLMKDTSFVSYLSTLGLTLLMFFVGLEFSVSKLRKTKSSAFLLALINTGIDFFLGILIGMALGWPIVDTVFLAGVIAMGSAAITGQSLMELQKMSNPETEFLLGMVVVEDFLSMILMTIAGGLLFKSGSDNPLTLTTMIVGVLAFYSFFIFLALVVIPRCAKHFENIKSDEMFVLFALGLVFLSSAMAEVSGVPAIIGAFFLGMVFAETKIADRLKDRISPFKDALVAVFFISFGMLIDPGMFPTVIWIVIIAVPVVILGDLLLTGALAYFLGFSGRAATFMGSSMCSRGAESVMFASVGSGAAGLTKASQLNPFAGTFCFVLSILTPIMMKTSDSIYKGLRRIVPGFAKYSSSLMNRTMAKLILPSSLKLFQRDRKIEVLLSVYFIALVGIMISGNELAFLMYIAALAVSITVYFITEQELRPIIKTISYDNLGVLTKDPKPISSFISSFICGSLLTIASTAFIFRIEWYLCLFVFLAYFLGSLELMRRTHRLTTDPMTLSRVEQQRVEKDGIQFQKAAKKENPTIVRDVNTIEVPLPRFDDDMNWDPPAKPVERRSGNPDEAQRRDGPDDDNRWRRL, encoded by the coding sequence ATGGTCGCAACAGAGGAGATAATGTTCGAGGTGGGCATGATCATGCTCGTCTCCTTCATCGGTGCCGCTTTGGCCACGAGGGCGAAGCAGAGCGTTATCCTAGGCTACATAGTAGCTGGCGTCCTGATCGGCCCTTTCATCCATTTCAACATCTTCGGTTTCCAGTATGATGGATTGATGAAGGACACTAGCTTCGTTTCATACCTTTCCACGCTGGGCCTGACGCTCCTCATGTTCTTTGTCGGTCTGGAGTTCAGCGTCAGCAAGCTGAGGAAGACCAAATCGTCGGCATTCCTCCTCGCTCTGATCAATACCGGCATCGATTTCTTCCTTGGCATACTCATAGGCATGGCCCTTGGCTGGCCCATCGTGGACACAGTGTTCCTGGCTGGTGTCATCGCCATGGGTTCCGCCGCCATCACCGGCCAGTCCCTGATGGAACTTCAGAAGATGTCCAATCCCGAGACCGAGTTCCTGCTGGGCATGGTCGTGGTGGAGGATTTCCTCTCCATGATCCTGATGACCATCGCAGGCGGATTGCTGTTCAAGAGCGGGAGCGACAACCCCCTGACGCTCACAACGATGATCGTCGGTGTGCTGGCCTTCTACTCCTTCTTCATATTCCTGGCACTGGTGGTCATACCCAGGTGCGCCAAGCACTTCGAGAACATAAAGAGCGACGAGATGTTCGTTCTGTTCGCGCTCGGTCTGGTCTTCCTTTCCTCGGCAATGGCCGAGGTTTCCGGGGTTCCTGCGATAATCGGGGCCTTCTTCCTGGGCATGGTCTTCGCCGAGACCAAGATAGCGGACCGTTTGAAGGACCGCATCAGCCCATTCAAGGACGCCCTCGTGGCCGTGTTCTTCATATCGTTCGGCATGCTCATAGATCCCGGGATGTTCCCGACGGTCATCTGGATAGTGATAATTGCGGTGCCAGTAGTGATCCTGGGCGACCTGCTGCTCACCGGAGCGCTCGCCTATTTCCTGGGCTTCTCCGGCAGGGCAGCCACTTTCATGGGATCGTCCATGTGCAGCAGGGGTGCCGAGTCCGTCATGTTCGCCTCGGTAGGTTCAGGGGCGGCCGGGTTGACCAAAGCATCCCAGCTCAATCCATTCGCTGGGACGTTCTGTTTTGTCCTGAGCATTCTCACACCGATCATGATGAAGACCAGCGATTCGATCTACAAAGGCCTTAGGCGGATCGTTCCGGGCTTCGCCAAATACAGCTCATCGCTCATGAACAGAACGATGGCCAAGCTGATCCTCCCCTCCTCCCTGAAGCTGTTCCAGCGGGACAGGAAGATCGAGGTCCTGCTGTCGGTCTATTTCATCGCCCTGGTCGGCATCATGATCTCGGGAAACGAGCTGGCATTCTTGATGTACATCGCCGCCCTGGCCGTCTCCATAACGGTATATTTCATCACGGAGCAGGAACTGCGCCCCATAATCAAGACCATCAGCTACGATAATCTCGGTGTCCTGACCAAGGACCCGAAGCCGATCTCGAGCTTTATCAGCAGTTTCATCTGCGGCAGTCTCCTGACGATCGCTTCCACGGCATTCATCTTCAGAATAGAGTGGTATCTATGCCTGTTCGTCTTCCTGGCATATTTCCTCGGATCCCTGGAGCTCATGCGGAGGACCCACAGGCTCACCACCGATCCGATGACGCTGTCTCGTGTCGAACAGCAGAGAGTGGAAAAGGACGGGATCCAGTTCCAGAAGGCCGCCAAGAAGGAAAATCCGACGATCGTCAGGGATGTGAACACCATAGAAGTGCCTCTCCCCCGTTTCGATGACGACATGAACTGGGATCCGCCTGCCAAGCCAGTCGAGAGGCGATCGGGCAACCCGGACGAGGCTCAAAGGCGGGATGGACCGGACGATGACAACAGGTGGAGACGGCTGTAG
- a CDS encoding cation-translocating P-type ATPase: protein MSAEEAVSSLGSSPAGLPAEEAVRRLKEFGPNELVNQRTLSPWRLLLEQFKDLMVIVLIVAALISGTLALLKGSTEEWIDTIVIIVIVAVNAILGFFQTYRAEKTIEALRDMASPRATVVRGGNEIDTPSKDLVPGDVIILTTGDKVGADARLTDSFNLKMNEAALTGESVPVSKDHGVVLPESTLVSDRTNIVMAGSSILSGRGRAVVVSTGMGTELGRIARMVQGEDEESPLQKKLGRLGKQIGIGIVGACVFIFLIGVLQGVAIEEMFLTAVSLAVAAIPEGLPAIVTISLALGLQRMAKRNAIMRRLPAVESLGSTTVICTDKTGTLTKGEMNITEMFTGEYLQVSGDGYDPVGEFSTENGKIEPGDDPGLTELLTAGILCNDSQLYKERDRWKIRGDPTEGTLIVTARKAGLDPDAIRSANPRVFEVQFDSDRKRMTTVHDVGGRRIAYMKGASESVTPLCSAIDVNGSVGILDEDAMRNITERADEMASRALRILAIARRDVTNVAVDETVEHDLTFLGLVGMIDAPRKEAVEALVRCRTAGIKVIMITGDHALTARSIARDMCLPSCDLAEVITGTELEAMSNEELSRRVNDVSVFARVSPEHKVRIVEALQKNGEIVAMTGDGVNDAPALKKADIGIAMGITGTDVAKESSQMILVDDNFASIVDAVEEGRGVYENIRKFVSYLLTCNSAEVASMFAASLIYIDPLMLPFLLPFQILWMNLVTDGLPALALGVDPTPKDVMERPPIDPEEPPITRHAAYRIFVLGAIMAASTLISFQLEYVDATMIMGLSREEAVQRARTVAFCTLVLAQLLLVFSARSPTKTIRQTGILDNKKLIIAVLVSFALQMVIVYLPGLNTALRVTPLGWEEWAVLAPMAMVGLVVNEIWKVVSRRRSLRVNE, encoded by the coding sequence ATGAGCGCAGAGGAGGCCGTGTCGAGCCTGGGCTCTTCCCCGGCAGGCCTGCCGGCGGAGGAGGCCGTCCGACGCCTGAAGGAGTTCGGACCGAACGAGTTGGTGAATCAACGCACCCTGTCCCCCTGGCGTCTGCTGCTGGAGCAGTTCAAGGACCTGATGGTCATCGTCCTGATCGTGGCAGCATTGATCTCTGGAACGTTGGCGCTCCTGAAGGGGTCGACAGAGGAATGGATCGACACCATAGTGATCATAGTGATCGTGGCGGTGAACGCAATATTGGGCTTTTTCCAGACGTACCGGGCCGAGAAGACCATCGAAGCCCTTCGCGACATGGCGTCGCCACGCGCTACCGTCGTGAGAGGAGGAAACGAGATCGACACCCCCTCGAAGGACCTTGTCCCAGGGGATGTCATTATCCTTACGACCGGGGATAAGGTAGGTGCGGATGCCCGCCTGACCGATTCCTTCAACCTCAAAATGAACGAGGCGGCCCTGACCGGAGAGTCAGTACCGGTGAGCAAGGACCATGGTGTGGTGCTTCCAGAGAGCACGCTGGTCTCGGACCGGACCAATATCGTGATGGCGGGAAGCTCCATTCTGAGCGGCCGGGGCCGTGCGGTCGTCGTCTCCACTGGCATGGGCACCGAGCTGGGAAGGATCGCCCGGATGGTCCAGGGAGAGGATGAGGAAAGCCCCCTGCAGAAGAAGCTTGGGCGCCTGGGGAAGCAGATAGGTATAGGGATCGTCGGCGCCTGTGTCTTCATATTCCTCATTGGGGTCCTGCAAGGCGTCGCCATCGAAGAGATGTTCCTGACCGCGGTGAGCCTGGCGGTTGCGGCCATCCCTGAAGGACTGCCGGCGATAGTGACCATCTCCCTAGCCCTGGGCCTACAGCGCATGGCCAAGAGAAATGCGATCATGCGCCGCTTGCCCGCGGTCGAGTCGTTGGGCAGCACGACGGTCATTTGTACGGACAAGACGGGCACCTTGACAAAGGGTGAAATGAACATCACCGAGATGTTCACCGGGGAATACCTCCAGGTTTCCGGGGATGGATATGATCCGGTGGGCGAATTCTCGACCGAGAACGGGAAGATCGAACCTGGCGATGACCCGGGCCTTACCGAGCTCCTGACGGCGGGAATTCTGTGCAATGATTCCCAACTCTACAAGGAACGAGACCGATGGAAGATAAGAGGCGATCCGACGGAGGGCACCTTGATCGTTACGGCCAGGAAGGCGGGGCTGGACCCAGACGCCATCAGGTCGGCCAACCCACGAGTGTTCGAGGTCCAGTTCGATTCCGACCGGAAACGGATGACCACTGTACATGATGTTGGCGGCCGCCGCATCGCATACATGAAAGGCGCCTCCGAAAGCGTAACGCCGCTGTGTTCCGCCATCGACGTGAACGGTTCGGTCGGCATATTGGACGAAGATGCCATGAGGAATATCACCGAGCGTGCCGACGAGATGGCATCAAGGGCGCTTAGGATTTTGGCGATAGCCCGCAGGGATGTCACCAATGTCGCTGTGGACGAAACGGTCGAGCACGATCTCACGTTCCTGGGGCTGGTGGGGATGATCGACGCCCCAAGGAAGGAGGCGGTGGAGGCGCTGGTCCGCTGCCGCACTGCCGGCATAAAGGTCATAATGATCACCGGAGACCACGCATTGACGGCCCGGTCCATAGCCAGGGATATGTGCCTGCCCAGTTGCGATTTGGCCGAGGTGATCACCGGAACGGAATTGGAGGCGATGAGCAACGAAGAGCTGTCGCGACGGGTGAACGACGTGTCCGTCTTCGCGCGGGTGTCGCCAGAGCACAAGGTCCGCATAGTGGAGGCGCTGCAGAAGAACGGGGAGATCGTGGCCATGACCGGGGACGGCGTCAACGATGCGCCCGCCTTGAAGAAGGCGGACATCGGGATAGCCATGGGCATAACCGGAACGGATGTCGCCAAGGAATCCTCCCAGATGATACTGGTGGACGACAATTTCGCCTCCATCGTCGACGCGGTGGAAGAGGGACGGGGCGTGTACGAGAACATCCGGAAGTTCGTGAGCTATCTGCTGACATGCAACAGCGCCGAGGTCGCCTCCATGTTCGCTGCCAGCCTGATATACATTGACCCGTTGATGCTCCCGTTCCTTCTGCCATTCCAGATACTCTGGATGAATCTGGTCACTGATGGTCTGCCGGCGCTCGCCCTTGGTGTCGATCCGACCCCGAAGGATGTCATGGAGCGACCTCCGATAGATCCCGAAGAGCCGCCCATAACGCGCCATGCAGCCTACAGAATATTTGTCCTAGGGGCCATAATGGCTGCGTCAACGCTCATATCCTTTCAGCTGGAGTATGTGGACGCCACCATGATCATGGGCCTTTCACGGGAGGAGGCGGTCCAGAGAGCGCGTACGGTCGCGTTCTGCACACTGGTCCTGGCTCAATTGCTTTTGGTCTTCTCGGCCCGTTCACCGACAAAGACGATCAGACAGACCGGGATCCTGGACAACAAGAAGCTCATCATCGCGGTCCTGGTATCGTTCGCCTTGCAGATGGTGATCGTCTACCTCCCAGGCCTTAACACGGCCTTGCGCGTTACGCCATTGGGGTGGGAGGAATGGGCAGTGCTGGCCCCCATGGCGATGGTGGGATTGGTAGTGAATGAGATCTGGAAAGTGGTATCACGGAGAAGGTCCCTCCGGGTGAATGAATGA
- the rtcA gene encoding RNA 3'-terminal phosphate cyclase yields the protein MIEIDGSEGEGGGQMLRTALGLSALTGRSFRLENIRARRDRPGLAPQHLMGVKGVAEICHAAVDGAMVGSTSLTFEPGIVEAGDYHFDVGTAGSITLVLQACMLACARTRSRSEFDIIGGTNVRMSPPSDYLEHVLFPLLRKIGYDIDVKTCARGFYPQGGGEMVVGMSMGERVLPLNLEERGNFRQISGVCFTQKLPDHIADRMASTARKTLVGHTPVRLVMDRRHGHSIGAGIFLAAEYENTVLASDALGEKGISSEKLGELAATSLVKEMGSGETLDPHAADQILPYLSLAVGPSSFLVRELTMHFMTQMDLVSKFLDVQIDTRSEDGVQRVSVVPNHT from the coding sequence ATGATCGAGATCGACGGTTCGGAAGGAGAGGGCGGCGGCCAGATGCTTAGGACAGCGTTGGGGCTGTCTGCATTGACCGGTCGCTCGTTCAGGTTGGAGAACATCCGGGCCAGAAGAGACAGGCCGGGCCTCGCCCCGCAACATCTGATGGGGGTCAAAGGGGTGGCGGAGATCTGCCATGCCGCCGTGGATGGGGCAATGGTCGGTTCGACCTCGTTGACGTTCGAGCCCGGCATCGTGGAGGCCGGGGATTACCATTTCGATGTGGGCACCGCCGGCAGCATCACCCTGGTCCTTCAGGCATGTATGCTCGCCTGCGCCAGAACGCGGTCCAGGTCCGAGTTCGACATCATCGGTGGCACCAATGTGAGGATGTCCCCGCCCTCGGACTATCTGGAGCATGTCCTTTTCCCGCTTCTGCGGAAAATAGGATACGACATCGACGTGAAGACATGCGCCAGAGGTTTCTATCCCCAGGGCGGGGGTGAGATGGTGGTCGGGATGTCGATGGGAGAGCGTGTCCTTCCATTGAACCTGGAAGAAAGGGGGAATTTCCGTCAGATATCGGGCGTCTGCTTCACCCAAAAGCTACCTGACCACATCGCCGACCGCATGGCCTCCACCGCAAGGAAGACCCTTGTGGGACATACCCCGGTCAGACTGGTCATGGACCGAAGACATGGTCACTCGATAGGGGCCGGGATATTCCTGGCCGCGGAATATGAGAACACTGTCCTGGCCAGCGACGCTTTGGGCGAGAAGGGCATCAGTTCGGAGAAACTGGGGGAACTGGCCGCCACCTCGCTTGTCAAGGAGATGGGGTCCGGCGAGACCCTGGACCCCCATGCCGCCGACCAGATCCTTCCATATCTGTCATTGGCTGTGGGGCCGTCCTCCTTCCTGGTAAGAGAACTGACGATGCATTTCATGACGCAGATGGATCTGGTCTCCAAGTTCCTTGATGTTCAGATCGACACGAGATCTGAAGATGGCGTCCAGCGAGTATCGGTCGTGCCTAACCATACATGA
- a CDS encoding PAC2 family protein: MNDFEVVELRRNNCKGAYVIEGFSSIGLVGSITANYLVTLLDLEQIAIIDSPYLPSVSIVREGIPYSPVRIYSGVIGQGSPQKIVVIVSEFEPPQDILKPLAQTIMDWVEDKHCKMVLSPEGLANKAGETSVEMPEIEIDKKKEGDDITVFGVGSTPFARELLLRNDIPIFENGVVVGLAGVLLNEGVNRNFDVVSILSEAHSDYPDARAAAAATHTIDKLILHTGLDTQPLLEEAAVLEQALKEINKKTGESEELAKKRSIMYG, from the coding sequence ATGAATGATTTTGAGGTCGTCGAGCTCCGAAGAAACAACTGCAAGGGCGCATATGTCATAGAGGGTTTCTCCAGCATCGGGCTCGTCGGTTCGATCACCGCCAATTACCTGGTGACACTTCTGGACCTGGAACAGATCGCCATCATTGATTCCCCTTACCTTCCCTCGGTATCCATTGTGCGCGAGGGAATCCCGTACAGCCCGGTCCGTATCTATTCCGGTGTCATAGGGCAGGGAAGTCCACAGAAGATAGTGGTCATCGTCTCCGAGTTCGAGCCCCCCCAGGATATCCTTAAGCCACTGGCCCAGACGATAATGGATTGGGTCGAGGACAAGCACTGCAAAATGGTCCTCTCCCCAGAAGGTCTGGCCAACAAGGCCGGGGAGACCAGCGTCGAGATGCCGGAGATCGAGATCGACAAGAAGAAGGAAGGAGATGACATCACGGTCTTCGGGGTGGGATCGACGCCGTTCGCCAGGGAGCTGCTTCTTCGCAACGACATACCGATCTTCGAGAACGGGGTCGTCGTCGGTCTTGCCGGAGTGCTTTTGAACGAGGGCGTGAACCGCAATTTCGATGTCGTGTCGATATTGTCAGAGGCCCACTCCGATTACCCTGATGCCCGGGCCGCGGCTGCCGCCACGCACACCATAGACAAGCTCATCCTCCATACCGGTCTGGACACCCAGCCATTGCTCGAGGAGGCAGCGGTATTGGAGCAGGCGCTCAAGGAGATCAACAAGAAGACCGGAGAATCGGAAGAGCTGGCCAAGAAGCGCTCCATCATGTATGGTTAG
- a CDS encoding PF20097 family protein, with product MKCPICGKEMEPGMMRTDSFLGGAKWLGQPYNRSNKHTLASPDWLGYIKMYGFRCADCRQLVLNY from the coding sequence ATGAAATGTCCTATTTGCGGCAAGGAGATGGAACCGGGTATGATGAGGACGGACAGTTTCCTTGGAGGGGCAAAATGGTTGGGTCAGCCATACAACAGGTCGAACAAGCACACCCTCGCCAGCCCGGACTGGTTGGGATATATCAAGATGTATGGCTTCCGGTGTGCCGACTGCCGTCAGCTGGTCCTGAACTATTGA
- a CDS encoding 2,5-diamino-6-(ribosylamino)-4(3H)-pyrimidinone 5'-phosphate reductase, with amino-acid sequence MRPRVTVNCAMSPDGKIATREHRQTRISSPEDMERVRSLRASVNAILVGIGTILADDPHLTVKGLPPEKNPLRVVLDSHGRTPDEAKVLNGNARTLIVTNESCSRTWNNAQVLRAGGETVDLTILLPKLHDMGIKTLMVEGGGETIWSFFRMNMVDVYSVYIGNDILGGRMAPSPVDGEGFTEGDKVHLELRSVERLGDGVLLTYERLGPGCQ; translated from the coding sequence ATGAGGCCTAGGGTCACGGTGAATTGCGCCATGTCCCCCGATGGCAAGATCGCTACCAGGGAACACAGGCAGACCAGGATATCCTCTCCCGAGGACATGGAGAGGGTCAGGTCCCTACGGGCCTCGGTCAATGCCATACTTGTAGGCATAGGGACCATATTGGCGGACGATCCGCATTTGACGGTCAAGGGGCTCCCGCCGGAAAAGAACCCGCTCCGAGTGGTGCTGGATTCCCATGGCCGGACCCCGGACGAGGCCAAGGTTCTGAACGGAAATGCAAGGACCCTCATCGTCACGAACGAATCATGCTCAAGGACCTGGAACAATGCCCAGGTCCTGCGCGCCGGCGGGGAAACGGTGGACCTTACGATTCTTCTCCCCAAGTTGCACGACATGGGGATCAAGACCCTGATGGTGGAAGGGGGAGGTGAGACCATATGGTCATTTTTTCGGATGAATATGGTCGATGTCTATTCGGTTTACATCGGAAACGATATCCTGGGCGGCAGGATGGCACCCAGCCCGGTGGACGGGGAGGGTTTCACGGAAGGAGACAAGGTCCACCTGGAACTGCGATCGGTGGAGAGGCTGGGAGATGGGGTCCTCCTGACCTACGAGCGCCTGGGGCCGGGATGCCAGTGA
- a CDS encoding Mut7-C RNAse domain-containing protein, whose translation MNMPRFSADEMLGSLARWLRLMGYDTRYERDGSDTDILLRAREEGRVLLTRDKKLAERAGSQGLYIDVRNLDDQIRQVATAYDLVFDEDLSRCTACNGELVLIGRQEASEGVPEGALHSNEEFFRCKSCGKYYWKGSHWTNIRKRLEALDRPGQDSSR comes from the coding sequence ATGAACATGCCGCGTTTCTCCGCCGATGAGATGCTCGGGTCTTTGGCCAGATGGCTTCGGTTGATGGGTTACGATACCCGGTATGAAAGGGACGGCAGCGACACCGACATCTTGCTTCGGGCTAGAGAGGAGGGCCGGGTCCTGTTGACCCGGGACAAGAAGTTGGCGGAGAGAGCGGGTTCGCAAGGTCTTTATATCGACGTCCGGAACCTGGATGACCAGATAAGGCAGGTGGCGACGGCATATGATCTGGTTTTTGATGAAGATTTATCCAGATGCACAGCATGCAACGGCGAACTCGTGCTCATTGGCAGGCAGGAGGCTTCGGAGGGTGTGCCGGAAGGGGCGCTTCATTCCAACGAAGAGTTCTTTCGGTGCAAATCATGCGGTAAATACTACTGGAAAGGAAGTCACTGGACGAACATAAGGAAAAGGTTGGAAGCGTTGGACCGACCAGGTCAGGACAGTTCGCGGTAA
- a CDS encoding DUF131 domain-containing protein — protein sequence MRSATVRGVGIALLIVGLVTTAWTVYSGLTKFYLVVIVPVFASDNAFGMLPLLAIFAGIVLIALAPAFYEDDDAPAVESGHGQERPDPGRAKVGGVVLIGPIPILFGTDKKMALMAAGLAIVVLAIIVLFLL from the coding sequence ATGCGCTCTGCAACGGTACGAGGCGTGGGAATCGCCCTGCTCATCGTCGGGTTGGTGACGACCGCCTGGACGGTCTATTCGGGCCTGACCAAGTTCTATCTGGTGGTGATCGTGCCGGTCTTTGCCAGCGATAATGCTTTCGGCATGCTGCCGCTCTTGGCGATCTTTGCCGGGATCGTGCTGATCGCGCTGGCGCCGGCATTCTATGAGGATGATGACGCCCCTGCAGTAGAATCGGGACATGGCCAAGAAAGACCAGATCCCGGACGGGCCAAGGTAGGCGGTGTGGTCCTGATAGGCCCCATACCGATCCTGTTCGGGACGGACAAGAAGATGGCGCTCATGGCGGCGGGGTTAGCGATCGTGGTCCTGGCGATAATCGTTCTATTTCTGTTGTGA